CTACAGTCAAGTTCCTTGGGAAACTAGCGGACGACGAACTTAAAGCCTACTATTTGGCAGCAGACATTTTCTGCTTCCCATCAATTACCAAAAACGAAGCGTTTGGAATCGCCCTTGCCGAAGCCATGTACTTCGGTCTGCCCTCCATTACATACACCATTCCAGGAAGTGGCGTAAACTACGTGTCCCTGAATGGCGAAACGGGCTTGGAAGTTCCTAATAGGGATGTCGAAGCTTATGCAAACGCAATCAAGGAACTTTCTGCGGACAAGGACAAAAGAAAACAGTTTGGGGAAAAAGCATTTAACCGCGTGATAGAAAAATTTCTTTTCAACCAATTCAAAAAGAGCTTTATTGACTTGATAGCGGAGTAATGAATGATTGCGGTCAACGCACGCTTTTTAACCCAACCCCTTACTGGAGTTCAGCGGTTTGCACTCGAAATATCGAGAGCGTTACAATCTCTTTGTGGAAAGAATAATATTCTTTTTTTTTCACCGAGCAACATTCTATTACAATCAGAAGCAAAAGAACTTAATGTTGAAATCATCGGCAAGCATACAGGGCATCTTTGGGAACAGATAGACCTTCCCCGTCACTTAAAAAAGAACGGCAATCCACTACTTATAAATTTGTGCAATATAGCCCCGATTTTTTATAGCAATAAATTATCTACGCTGCACGATATTATATACATCCGTTATCCCCACACCTATTCAAAAGCATTTCGCTGGTTTTACCGAATTACCATGCCTCTTGTTTTAAAAACAAGCAAGCATATTTTTACAGTCAGCGAGTTTTCAAAAAAAGAAATCACCAGTCACTACCACATCCCGCAAAATAAGATTACAGTCGTTTATAACGCAGTCGATAAAAAATTCCGCCCACAGCCCGACAACGCACTAAAAAAAGAAAACTACCTTTTGGCGGTATCCTCCGTAAAGGAAAGCAAAAACTTCGCATTAATCCTCAATGCTTTTGAAGCCTTGTCAAAGCAAAGAGACGACTTAAAATTATTCATTGTTGGCGATTTAAAACAAGGAAATTTTTCCAATATCGACTTGAATAAATTTGTCAATCATCCAAGAATCAAGTTTTTGGGAAGAGTTGACGACAACCAACTAATAAAACTGTATTCCAACGCAAACGCATTTCTTTTTCCTTCTTTATATGAGGGCTTTGGCATTCCTGTTTTAGAAGCACAGGCTTGCGGGTGTCCAGTCATAGCATCAAACACCGCCTCATTGCCAGAAGTGTTACAAGATTCAGCAGAATTTGTCAATCCGCAAGACCCAGCAGACTTAACCCGCGCCATCAGCAAGATAGTAACCCATTGTGAATACAAAAATCAACTGATAGACAAAGGTTTCCAGAATCTGGAACGTTTTTCATGGGAAAAAAGCGGAAATACCATATTAAACGAAGCAAGAAAAGTAATGTAAAAATTCACTTTTTGCAAAGGATCTAACATGGCAGATAAGGCAGTTGCAATAATAGCGGTCACTTACAATAGATTAGATTTGCTGAAAGAAGAAATTAATTCCCTAAGAGAACAAACATACAAAGATGCACAAATCATTGTAGTCAATAACGGATCCACGGATGACACTCTTTCATGGCTACAACAGCAGCAGGATATCATAACTATAACACAAGAAAATCTAGGTGGAGCAGGCGGTTTTTTTACAGGTATGAAGTATGCCGCTGAAAACGGCTACAAATACTGTTGGGTTATGGACGATGACGTCATTTGCCAACCTACAGCCTTAGATGAATTAGTCTCAGCATACAAAGCGCTCCCAAACATAGGATTTGTTTGCAGCCGAGTCATTGGCATTAACGGTCAGCCGATGAACACTCCCAATATCAATTCACTAAAAGCAGACGGCTACAACGATGTGATTGACTATGTGGCAAACTACGCCTTGGTAAAAGTTATACATGCCACATTTGTTTCAGTGTTCTTATCGACAAAAACAATTTTTGAAGTAGGTTTACCGCTAAAAGAGTACTTTATTTGGGGGGATGACGTTGAATACACACGCCGAATATCTTCCAAGTACCCCTGTTTTGTTGCATGCAGAAGCATTGTAACCCATAAAAGAGCCATTCAAAAGTCATTACAGCTAATTCAAGAAACCAATCCACGACGAATAGCAATGAACTTTTATAAATTCAGGAACGAACTGAATAACGAAAGAAAGTTTAAAGATTGGCACATGTTCTTAATTACTTTTTTAAAGGATATCATTCTCCTAATAAAACTACTTAGCCATTTTAAACTACGACATGCATTTATCATAGTAAAAAGCATTCTTTCTACTATTACCTTCCGACCCAAAGTTCAATTCCCAATTGAAAATAGCAAATGAAAATTTTAATTGTAAATGAGTTTTATTATCCGTACCAACGAGGAGGCGCAGAGGTCTCTACGCAGCTACTTGCAGAAGAGCTTGTGAATTTGGGTCATCAAGTTACAGTCTGTTGCTCTTTTTCCAAAAATAAAATCGAGACACATAACGGCGTAAAAATTCATTACATGAAAGTCAACCCCTTATATTGGGGTGGGAATAGCACATCTCCGAGCGGTTTAAAAAAAGCTCTATGGCACATTATAGACTTGTGCAACCCATTCATAGTCAAGCCATTCCTAAAAATACTTGAAGAAGAAAAACCTGATATCCTGCATACCAATAATTTAAGCCATTTTTCAACTCTTATTTGGTTCTTGTCAAGCTTAAAGAAAATACCGGTATGCCACACAATTCGAGACTATTATTTGTTATGCCATAAATGTACCATGTTCAAAAACGGGTGCAACTGCATTAAAAGATGTCCTTCATGCAAAGCGACTTCTTTTTCCAAGCGCTACTTTTCAAAATACGTAAATGGTGTTGTTGGCATAAGCCAGTTCATTCTAGATTGTCATACATCATTCAACGTTTTTTCCAAAGCAAAAAACAAAGCAGTCATCTTCAATCCTGTAAAAAAAACATCTACAAATACTGAACATAAAGTCAATCACGCAATAGGCTTTATAGGAACAATACATCCAAGCAAGGGCATTGAAGTTCTAATAAAAGCATTTGCCAAATGCAATTTGAACAACTACCAATTGCTAGTTGCAGGTTCTGGAGACAGTACTTATATAGAATACCTAAAGCAACTTGCAGGGAATTCAAAAGTCACATTCCTGGGAAGGCAAGTCGCTTCTGAATTTTACACCAGAATCGATTTATTAGTTGTACCTTCTTTATGGAACGAACCTTTCGGAAGAACCGTTGTCGAAGCGCAATCCGCAGGAATTCCAGTCATCGCCTCCAACAAAGGTGGCATACCAGAAATTTTGGCGGATAGAAAATCCGGCATGTGTTTCAATCCCGACATCGAGGAAGAACTAACAACATGCATTCAGAATTTCGTCAACAAAAAAATTCAATTTGAAAATAATTTTCGTTTTGAAAATTTCAGCAGCCCAGAAATAGCCCAAAAATATATTTTATTTTACGAGACCATAAAAAGAGAATATTAATATGGGAACTTTTATTTTAATCATAAATGTACTTATATACCTATTCGTATTCAAATACACAAAAAGCAAATTTTCAAAATTTGGTCCAACATCATTTGCCCCCCTATTTTACGCATTTTTTGCAATAACAGCCGTATTTCTATATTATTCGGGCTATTATGAATTAATAAGACATGCAACAGAAGAAAAAATCAATGAAGTTTCCATATGGCCCTATTTGTACATGCTAATGTTCATAGGTATATTCTTTTATCCGATTTACAAAAATCCTATAGAAAAAGTATCTTCCATATTACCACCGCATCGTATAAATGAAAAAATTTTCACTATAATCTTTTTTACAGTATCTTTCATAGCAATAATTTTACTTTTACCCAACATGACATCAATATCTTCAGTATACGATCAAAGTACCGTTGCTGACGATTTTATGGATCGATGCATGGGATATTCACGATTTTCCCCCATTCAACAAAAATTCTTAAACTTTGTCAAAGTTTTTCGTACCGCAGGAATCCCTCTATTCTTTTTCTATCTATCGTACAGAACACATAAAATAAAAATGATTGTTCTTCTTGGCATAAGTTGCTTTCTTCCAACGCTACTAGAATCCATTGTAAATATATCTCGCGGAGCAATGCTTTATTTATTGTTAGACATATTTGTTGGATACATTCTATTTTATAATTTCATGCCAAAAAAAGTCAAACGATTCATAATTTTGACAGCAACCATCACTTTAAGCCTATTAACCATTCCCGCACTAATCATCACATTCGCCCGTTTTAGCGATGGCGCTTCCGGTTTCATGAGTATCGCCACATATTTTGGCGAGCCGTTTTTAAATTTTCCATTACTTTTTTGGGGTAATTACAAAGGTTTTTCTATGGGGGAATATTATTTTGGTCCCGTAATATCTCTATTTACAGAAGTAAACGCACCATCGGACAAAATAAGTCGTTTTTATTATTTTTCGCGAATTACAGGAACATCAATAGCATGGTTCAGAACAATCGTAGGGTCCTTGGTAATGGAATTTGGATACTGGGGAGCAATAGTATTTGCTGTTATATGGAATAAATTCTACAGTTATTTCATTCACATAAGAAGCACGACTATACCGTTCAACAAAATGATTATATATTACTATTGCTACATGCTCTTAATCCAAGGTATATGGGGATTCAACACGTCATATGATTTAATTTATAGGATTATCATTGTTTGGCTGTTTTTTGGCTATAACTTTAAAAAGAGAACCATCAGTATTTAACTCAAATGAGCAGTACAAGTTCAGCGCAGCACATTGCAAAAAATACAGTTTTCCTCTATATAAGAATGATACTAATTATGGCAGTATCCTTGTTTACCACAAGGGTTCTTTTTCGTTCTTTAGGAGAACAAGATTTTGGCTTGAACAATGTTATCGCAGGCGTTATCATTGTATTCTCCTATTTAAACAACTCCCTCGCTGCAGCAACATCTCGTTTTATCACCTTTGAGCTCGGTCAAAATAATTTAGAACGCTTAAAGCATGTATTCAAGACATCGTTAACTATTCACTTTCTTTTCGCATTAATAGTCGTAATCATTGGAGAACCGATCGGCATCTATTTAGTGAACAAAGTTCTTTCAATACCTCCGGATAGATTATACGCATGTAATTGGACGTACCAATTTGTAGTACTGTCTTCCATCGCTACAATACTCCAAGTTCCATTCAACGCACTCATCATTTCCTATGAGCGCATGAATATTTATGCATACATAGGCATTTTTGACGCCTTTGCCAGATGCGCCATAGCTTATATGATTTGGTCAACAGGATACGACAAACTCATTCTCCTAGGCCTTCTTCAATTTGTCTTATCAGTACTATTAACCCTATTTTACATTACATACTGCAAAAGTAATTTCAAATCTGTCTTTTCTTTAAGACTGTGCTTCGAGCAGAATCAGATTAAATCAATGCTAAGCTACTCTACATGGAGCCTTATCGGTTCTACGGCAAACATGCTAAAGAACCAGGGCGTAAACATCATACTAAACGTTTTTTTCGGTTCCGTTATAAATGCGGCAAACGCAATTGCCTACCAAGTATGCCATGCTGTGACAAATTTTTCAAATAATTTTACCATGGCAATGAACCCCCAAATTATCAAAAGTTATGCAGCCAAAGAATATGAGAAAACAAAGCAACTTATTTTTAGGGGTGGAAAACTCTCATTCTACCTTTTAATGTTCCTATGCATTCCAATTATATACGAAATCGACTTCATTTTAAAAATCTGGATGGGAAATGTTCCTGAATATACAAATCTCTTTACCCGCCTTGTTTTAATTCTTTCTTTAGTAGAAGTATTCACATTTACCATTGGATGCGCGATTCAAGCAACAGGAAATATCAGGAACTATCAGCTTGTAATAAGCGGAATAAACATGTTAAATTTTCCAATTTCATTCATCCTGTTTAAATTTGGTTTACCCCCATATACAGCACTTACCGCATCTATCGCCATCAGTACCATCACTGTACTAATGAGACTTTATTTCATCAAGCATTTGCTTAACATATCCCCATCTGAATACTTCTTTTCAGTTCTATTAAGATCCTTTGTTGTAGCAATTCCATGCCTAATCGTACCAACAATTATCTACACAACCATGCACGACGGTATAATCCGCTTTTTCACGCTTTGCATTGCGACATGGTTCTTTAATTTTCTTATTATTTATCTTATAGGAATCGACAAAAGCGAAAAATTATTTCTCAAGCAACTACTAATAAAACTCAAATCAAGATTTTATCATGCCAAACCTACCTAAAGAAAAAGATTGTTGTGGATGTGCAGCATGCGTTGACTCTTGCCCCAAAAAAGCAATTTCTTTAAAAGAAAGTAAGAACGGTTATTTTTTCCCTTTTGTAAATGAAGACCTATGCATCAATTGTAAGTTGTGCGAAAAGAACTGCCATATACTGCACCAAGATGAGCTTAAGCGCAATGACCTTGCATACGAAAAGCCCTACGCCGCATGGACCTTAGATGATGAACTAATAAAGCATAGTGCATCTGGCGGTATTTTTGCCCAAATAGCAAAGGATTTCCTGCAAAACGGAGGTTTTGTGTACGGAGCCGCCCTGCAAGACGATTCGACAGTAAAGCACATCGAAATATCATCAGTCGAAGAACTTCGCAAACTTCAAAATTCCAAATATCAGCAAAGTAACGCTTCAGGTATATACACCCAAGTAAAAAAACGCCTTACCGAGGGGTATAAAGTACTATTTTCAGGAGTACCCTGCCAAGCAGGAGCTCTTTATACGTTTTTACATTATAATGAAGCTTTATTAAAAAATTTATTCGTATTAGAAATTGTATGCCACGGAGTGCCAACAAATCATCTAAGCAAGTTAGCCCTGAAATTCACTGGAGCAAAGAAAATATTAAAATACAGGACAAAATCTAAAGGATGGTTGGAAGGCAACAGAATTACATACGAAATGCCAGACGGTTCCATTCTAGAATGCACTAAGCGCCGTAAGGATTTCTTATTCCGTTCATACTTGACGATGTCCAACATAAGAGAAAACTGTTATACTTGTAAATACGCAAGAATAGACCGAGTAAGCGATTTAACACTGTGCGATTTTTGGGAAGTCAATCAAAAAAAATTTAATCATCGAGATGGAATTTCTCTCGTCCTCGTCAATTCAGCAAGAGGCCGAACTCTATTCGTAGACAATCCTCACATATACAAAGAACAGGTTTCTTGGGAAGAATCCATTCCACAAAATCAAAATCTTTATATGCCAACAAACCGGCAGCTTTTTAAAGGCTGCTTTAAAATATCAAAAATAATGAATTACCCAGATTGGCTATGCAAAGTAATCTTTCAGAACGGATTTGAAAATAAATACATAAACAAGATATTTTTTATTCTACAGTCCTTATTTACTTATCCGCTCAAAAAGAAGCAAAAGAAAGAACAAGCTCGCAAAGCTCATGAAACGTTAAAAATGTTAAAGGATTTTCAATAATGAAGACAGCCGGAATCATAACGACTTACTTTGCAACAAATTTCGGGGCTATGTTACAGCCATTTGCAATGAAGCGGACTCTAGAGCAGTTAGGATTAGATGTCGAAATAATCCGTTATAAGCAGCCACACGTCTATAACGTGTACAATCCTCTTCATTATCGTAAATTTATCAGAAAAAACGTTTTTGCAATTTTAGAACATTTAGAAGGACTTCCTTCAAAGCTTAAAAAGAATCAAGTTTTCCAAAAATATCTACTACAGCACCTGAATCCAGAGCCTGGTTTTTGCAAGCAAATCCCCCAAAATAAGGATTATTACTTTTTCGGCAGCGATCAAATTTGGAATCCCATAGTTACTGGCGGCTATGACAAAATTTACTTTGGTGAATTTCCTGTAAAAAAGAATGCCAAAAAGATTGCATACGCAGCCAGTGCAGAATCAATTCAGTATAATCCTAATACAATTGAATTTTTCAAGCATTATTTAAAAAACTTCTACGCAATCGGCGTAAGAGAACAAAAATTAAATGATGATTTGACAAAATATACTGGCATAAAAAATATTACCACAGTCTTGGATCCAACTCTAATTGCGGACCCAGCAATTTACAGTGAAATAGAGCAAAAAAATCCACTTCCAGGTGAAAAATTTGTTCTATTTTATAAAATTCGCGACTGCATGTATTTCACAGACAAAATCTATGAATATGCAAAAAAAACTGGGGCAAAGCTACTCATTTTATCCTCATGGTTCGAAAAAGACATTGTAAAATACGCCAAGGCGCACACAAACGTTATATACATGCCCAACGCAGGCGTTGAGACATTCTTAGGTGCAATCAAAGCAGCCGAATGCATATTCACTCCATCATTTCATGGTTGCGTATTTCCAATCCTAAACCACAAGCGCTTTTACAGCCTCGTCCTTAAGGATTCCTGGAATACAAGAGCTAACGACCTTTTAAACACCCTAAAGCTTCAAGACCGTTTATTGACTATAAACGGAACAATTTCAGACAACTCAATCGATTTTACAGAAGCAGATCTCATCTTAGAAAAAAGACGAGAAGAATCCCTTAATTTTATCAAAACATCAATAAGTGAATAGTAATGCACCATTTCGATTATCTCATTGTCGGTTCAGGTCTTTTCGGCTCCACATTTGCATACCGCGCCACACGTGCCGGGAAAAAATGCCTCGTCATAGACAAACGTGAACAACTAGGTGGAAATGTTTATTGCGAGAATGTCGAAGGAATCAACGTCCACAAATATGGGGCCCACATATTCCATACTAGCAACAAGCAAGTATGGGACTTCGTCAATTCCATCGTGGAATTCAACCGCTACACAAACAGCCCAGTCGCTAATTACAAAGGCAAGCTTTACAACCTGCCATTCAACATGAACACGTTCTACCAGATGTGGTGCGTCACAACGCCGGCAGAGGCAAAGGCAAAAATCGAAGAACAGAAAGCCGAAGCTATCGCCGTATTGAATGGACGTGAACCAGCCAATCTCGAAGAACAGGCGCTCACGCTCGTCGGCAAGGATATCTTTGAAAAGCTTATCAAGGAATACACCGAAAAGCAGTGGGGTCGCAATTGCAAGGACTTGCCGGCGTTCATCATCAAGCGCCTCCCAGTTCGACTCGTATTCGACAACAACTACTTTAACGACAAGTACCAGGGCATTCCCATCGGCGGTTACAATAAGCTCATTGACGGTTTACTAGCAGGAATCAAGACACGCACCGGCGTCGATTTCTTTGCTGAATATAAAGACAACTGGCGTGAAATAGCAGACAAGCTTGTCTATACGGGTGCTATCGATGAATTTTTCGGATATAAGCTCGGCAAACTCGACTGGCGCACCGTCAGTTTCAAGACACGTATCGAAAACACTCCGAATTTTCAAGGAAACGCCGTTGTCAACTACACATCGCATGACCAGCCGTACACGCGAATCATCGAGCACAAGCATTTCGAAATGTTCGGCGGCGATGTCTATAACGTTCCGAAAACCGTCGTTTCGGAAGAATACTCCACCGAGTACAAGGAAGATATGGAGCCATACTACCCCGTCAATGATGAACGCAACAACAAACTTGCCGAAGAATACCGCAAGCTCGCCGCGCAAGAATCAAACGTCATCTTCGGCGGACGCTTGGCTCAGTACAAGTATTACGACATGGCTCCCATCATCGAGCAAGTGCTAAACCTAAAGGAAATCTAAAAAAGATATATTCAATACAATGGGTTGGCTATAGCTATAGCCAACCCAATTAAGATTTCTAATACTGGCTATCTATCCATTGTATTCTTTTCGAAATCCAAATTTTTAAATCATCAACAGCATCTTCATAACTGTCAAAAGACTGATGCAAACATCCTTCAGAAATACCTAAAACATTCCAACGCTTAAAATTATTTTGTGTAGATTTTTTTAACTTTACGGACACATAATCTATCGTATCAAGTACAGACGCAAACAAATGAGATTTTTCATTCCACATCTTTTTGGCGTATTCCCTATACACGCTATCTTGAAAAAGATATTCATACCAAAGGACACGAAGAAACCAATCTTCAATAGCATTGTTTTTTTCAGTGCCATGATTTCCAAAAGCTAAATCAAAATCCCATACAGGACCCATTTTTATTATTTCACCTTTGACCCATGAAAAATAAACACTTGTATAAAATCTAGCATCTGTATTTTTTGATAACTCTTGAACCCAATAATGTTTTATACTTTCATCAACATCAATCCATTCATCTACAGAATTATCTTTTCCTACCTGAATCGTTTTAAAAAAATTTTCAAAATTTTGAATATGATCCTGAACAGTATCTAGCACATTATCTGTAGCATTTTTAGGATCATGAACTCTAAACGCTATTCCTGTTCCATTTTCTGTTATTACATCAGAAAAAACAACTTGTTCATTTTTATTATACCTTCCATCAACTTCAACTATATAGGAATAATCATTCTTCGGAATATTCACTCTATTTTCCGATATTTTTATCGTCTCCGTTAGCAAATACACTCCCAAATATTCC
This is a stretch of genomic DNA from Fibrobacter sp. UWB13. It encodes these proteins:
- a CDS encoding polysaccharide pyruvyl transferase family protein, with translation MKTAGIITTYFATNFGAMLQPFAMKRTLEQLGLDVEIIRYKQPHVYNVYNPLHYRKFIRKNVFAILEHLEGLPSKLKKNQVFQKYLLQHLNPEPGFCKQIPQNKDYYFFGSDQIWNPIVTGGYDKIYFGEFPVKKNAKKIAYAASAESIQYNPNTIEFFKHYLKNFYAIGVREQKLNDDLTKYTGIKNITTVLDPTLIADPAIYSEIEQKNPLPGEKFVLFYKIRDCMYFTDKIYEYAKKTGAKLLILSSWFEKDIVKYAKAHTNVIYMPNAGVETFLGAIKAAECIFTPSFHGCVFPILNHKRFYSLVLKDSWNTRANDLLNTLKLQDRLLTINGTISDNSIDFTEADLILEKRREESLNFIKTSISE
- a CDS encoding glycosyltransferase family 2 protein yields the protein MADKAVAIIAVTYNRLDLLKEEINSLREQTYKDAQIIVVNNGSTDDTLSWLQQQQDIITITQENLGGAGGFFTGMKYAAENGYKYCWVMDDDVICQPTALDELVSAYKALPNIGFVCSRVIGINGQPMNTPNINSLKADGYNDVIDYVANYALVKVIHATFVSVFLSTKTIFEVGLPLKEYFIWGDDVEYTRRISSKYPCFVACRSIVTHKRAIQKSLQLIQETNPRRIAMNFYKFRNELNNERKFKDWHMFLITFLKDIILLIKLLSHFKLRHAFIIVKSILSTITFRPKVQFPIENSK
- a CDS encoding glycosyltransferase family 1 protein, encoding MIAVNARFLTQPLTGVQRFALEISRALQSLCGKNNILFFSPSNILLQSEAKELNVEIIGKHTGHLWEQIDLPRHLKKNGNPLLINLCNIAPIFYSNKLSTLHDIIYIRYPHTYSKAFRWFYRITMPLVLKTSKHIFTVSEFSKKEITSHYHIPQNKITVVYNAVDKKFRPQPDNALKKENYLLAVSSVKESKNFALILNAFEALSKQRDDLKLFIVGDLKQGNFSNIDLNKFVNHPRIKFLGRVDDNQLIKLYSNANAFLFPSLYEGFGIPVLEAQACGCPVIASNTASLPEVLQDSAEFVNPQDPADLTRAISKIVTHCEYKNQLIDKGFQNLERFSWEKSGNTILNEARKVM
- a CDS encoding lipopolysaccharide biosynthesis protein, with the translated sequence MSSTSSAQHIAKNTVFLYIRMILIMAVSLFTTRVLFRSLGEQDFGLNNVIAGVIIVFSYLNNSLAAATSRFITFELGQNNLERLKHVFKTSLTIHFLFALIVVIIGEPIGIYLVNKVLSIPPDRLYACNWTYQFVVLSSIATILQVPFNALIISYERMNIYAYIGIFDAFARCAIAYMIWSTGYDKLILLGLLQFVLSVLLTLFYITYCKSNFKSVFSLRLCFEQNQIKSMLSYSTWSLIGSTANMLKNQGVNIILNVFFGSVINAANAIAYQVCHAVTNFSNNFTMAMNPQIIKSYAAKEYEKTKQLIFRGGKLSFYLLMFLCIPIIYEIDFILKIWMGNVPEYTNLFTRLVLILSLVEVFTFTIGCAIQATGNIRNYQLVISGINMLNFPISFILFKFGLPPYTALTASIAISTITVLMRLYFIKHLLNISPSEYFFSVLLRSFVVAIPCLIVPTIIYTTMHDGIIRFFTLCIATWFFNFLIIYLIGIDKSEKLFLKQLLIKLKSRFYHAKPT
- a CDS encoding O-antigen polymerase; translated protein: MGTFILIINVLIYLFVFKYTKSKFSKFGPTSFAPLFYAFFAITAVFLYYSGYYELIRHATEEKINEVSIWPYLYMLMFIGIFFYPIYKNPIEKVSSILPPHRINEKIFTIIFFTVSFIAIILLLPNMTSISSVYDQSTVADDFMDRCMGYSRFSPIQQKFLNFVKVFRTAGIPLFFFYLSYRTHKIKMIVLLGISCFLPTLLESIVNISRGAMLYLLLDIFVGYILFYNFMPKKVKRFIILTATITLSLLTIPALIITFARFSDGASGFMSIATYFGEPFLNFPLLFWGNYKGFSMGEYYFGPVISLFTEVNAPSDKISRFYYFSRITGTSIAWFRTIVGSLVMEFGYWGAIVFAVIWNKFYSYFIHIRSTTIPFNKMIIYYYCYMLLIQGIWGFNTSYDLIYRIIIVWLFFGYNFKKRTISI
- the glf gene encoding UDP-galactopyranose mutase — its product is MHHFDYLIVGSGLFGSTFAYRATRAGKKCLVIDKREQLGGNVYCENVEGINVHKYGAHIFHTSNKQVWDFVNSIVEFNRYTNSPVANYKGKLYNLPFNMNTFYQMWCVTTPAEAKAKIEEQKAEAIAVLNGREPANLEEQALTLVGKDIFEKLIKEYTEKQWGRNCKDLPAFIIKRLPVRLVFDNNYFNDKYQGIPIGGYNKLIDGLLAGIKTRTGVDFFAEYKDNWREIADKLVYTGAIDEFFGYKLGKLDWRTVSFKTRIENTPNFQGNAVVNYTSHDQPYTRIIEHKHFEMFGGDVYNVPKTVVSEEYSTEYKEDMEPYYPVNDERNNKLAEEYRKLAAQESNVIFGGRLAQYKYYDMAPIIEQVLNLKEI
- a CDS encoding CotH kinase family protein; the protein is MIRAGWKSHAAYMFFLCIALATAVLSACDDSSSADADEPTASLQSSSSSKAKSSSSKELYPDTFKPNDKEYPYANIPRIVIYTENQQKIKDRETEIPAKLQIWGKKKAESEILDLTIRGRGNSSWGMPKKSYKIEFAKKQSMLGMPKDKDWALIANYADKTLMRNFIAYRLSAALGAYYAPRCEFAELYLNGEYLGVYLLTETIKISENRVNIPKNDYSYIVEVDGRYNKNEQVVFSDVITENGTGIAFRVHDPKNATDNVLDTVQDHIQNFENFFKTIQVGKDNSVDEWIDVDESIKHYWVQELSKNTDARFYTSVYFSWVKGEIIKMGPVWDFDLAFGNHGTEKNNAIEDWFLRVLWYEYLFQDSVYREYAKKMWNEKSHLFASVLDTIDYVSVKLKKSTQNNFKRWNVLGISEGCLHQSFDSYEDAVDDLKIWISKRIQWIDSQY
- a CDS encoding glycosyltransferase family 4 protein encodes the protein MKILIVNEFYYPYQRGGAEVSTQLLAEELVNLGHQVTVCCSFSKNKIETHNGVKIHYMKVNPLYWGGNSTSPSGLKKALWHIIDLCNPFIVKPFLKILEEEKPDILHTNNLSHFSTLIWFLSSLKKIPVCHTIRDYYLLCHKCTMFKNGCNCIKRCPSCKATSFSKRYFSKYVNGVVGISQFILDCHTSFNVFSKAKNKAVIFNPVKKTSTNTEHKVNHAIGFIGTIHPSKGIEVLIKAFAKCNLNNYQLLVAGSGDSTYIEYLKQLAGNSKVTFLGRQVASEFYTRIDLLVVPSLWNEPFGRTVVEAQSAGIPVIASNKGGIPEILADRKSGMCFNPDIEEELTTCIQNFVNKKIQFENNFRFENFSSPEIAQKYILFYETIKREY
- a CDS encoding Coenzyme F420 hydrogenase/dehydrogenase, beta subunit C-terminal domain, giving the protein MPNLPKEKDCCGCAACVDSCPKKAISLKESKNGYFFPFVNEDLCINCKLCEKNCHILHQDELKRNDLAYEKPYAAWTLDDELIKHSASGGIFAQIAKDFLQNGGFVYGAALQDDSTVKHIEISSVEELRKLQNSKYQQSNASGIYTQVKKRLTEGYKVLFSGVPCQAGALYTFLHYNEALLKNLFVLEIVCHGVPTNHLSKLALKFTGAKKILKYRTKSKGWLEGNRITYEMPDGSILECTKRRKDFLFRSYLTMSNIRENCYTCKYARIDRVSDLTLCDFWEVNQKKFNHRDGISLVLVNSARGRTLFVDNPHIYKEQVSWEESIPQNQNLYMPTNRQLFKGCFKISKIMNYPDWLCKVIFQNGFENKYINKIFFILQSLFTYPLKKKQKKEQARKAHETLKMLKDFQ